The genome window TTCTGGCAAGACAGTTAAAAGAGCATCCCAAGTACCGCGATTATATCAGTGATGAGTATATTGAGGATCTGCATGTTTCGTCTATTCTGCATGATATAGGTAAGGTGGGGATACCTGATAATATCCTCCTAAAGCCTGGAAAGCTGACAGCTGAAGAATTTGAGAAGATGAAAGAACACTCCAGAATCGGCGGTGATGCTATTAGAGCTGTTGAAAAGAAAACAGGAATCCGGTCTTTTCTGACTCTAGCCAAGGAAATAGCCTATATGCATCATGAAAAATGGGACGGCTCTGGCTATCCTTTTGGCTTGAAAGCTGAGGAGATTCCTTTGTCCGCGCGGCTGACTGCTCTTGTGGATGTTTACGATGCCCTCACATCTAAAAGGTGTTATAAAGACGCTATGAGCCATGAAAAAACCGTTGATATTATTCTAAAGGGGAAAGGATCTCATTTTGATCCTGATGTAGTGGGTGCCTTTCTAGCGATTCATGAGAGTTTTGATGCAACCAGAGAGGCATTACAAGATTAATGTATCCTTCTTATGGATAGTACTTTTCCAGAGTCAATGAGAGGGCTCGCTGGGGTCCATTGTCACATATCCGTTTTAATGATTCTTCAAAGCAGTCTATAAAAACCGGACTTTCGCGGAGTGTCTTTGTAAAGATCTCCGGAAGGGCCTGGATGAAAATCCGGCCCTCTGATCTTACGGCTTTTCCGGCGGCTTCCACCAGCGACTCCCGGAGTATGTCTGCAAACTCCAAGCCTTCAGACAGGGCATAACACCAACCGGCGACACCCAGAGTGAGAAGCGGAGGAGCCTTGTTTATACGGACTATAGAATCCTCGATAGTCGGGAGTATAAACTTGGTCGTACGGTTGGAAGTATCCGTAGCAAGACGGAGAGTCTGATCCTTTATTTTGGGATTTTTGAATCGCTGGATTGTATTGTTGAGGAAACCAGTCACATCAAACCCCGGCACCTCTCCGACAAAGGGCAGTGCTTCTTCTCTCATCATCTTTTCTACGGCTATATCAAAGGGATAGGCTCTCATAAAATCACTTGAATACTCCAAGCCTTCCAGGAGAGCCATATGGGAAAAGACGACATGCCCTGCATTTAAGAGCCTCATTTTCATCTTTTCATGGGGAGAGACATCCTGAACAAAATAGACATTTTCGAGTTTATCCAGATCCGGTCTGGGGTTGTTGAAATGATCCTCAATGACCCAGAGGATGAAGGGTTCACAAGGAACCGGACAGTTGTCTATGTAGGAGTATTTTTTTTGAATGTACTCTTTGTCCTCTTGACTGGTTAAGGGGGTTATTCGGTCTACCATGGAGCAGGGGAAGGCCACATTTTTATGAATCCATTCCTCCATTTCCTTTGAAATCTGAGAGGCAAAGCTTAGAAGACCTTTTTTCAGGATTTCCCCGTTTTTTTCCACATTATCGCAGGAGAGCAGATCAAACGGTGGTATTCCTTTTTCTCTTCTTGTCTTTAGAGATTCATAGAGGAGGCCGTAAAATGTTTTTGTCTCGGATTTTTGGGCAATATCGTGTTGTATATCCGGATTTTCAGTCTGAAACTCCCCGGTTGAATCATTAAAGTTGTATCCTCCCTCGGTGACTGTTAAGCTGACCAGAGTCGTTGTTGGATCACAAAGCTTTTCCATTATCTGTTTGTAATTTTCCGATAAAACTGCATAGCTGAGGAGGGATGAGACCAAATAATCCCGGGCATCCTCTTTATCGCTCTGTTCCAAGACCGTATACAGGCAGTCCTGGGCATTCAGCATCTGTGCCAGAGCTTTATCATTGTCTCTTACACTGATGCCATACACCGCGAGATCAGTTCGTCCTGTTTCTTCCATATACCGCTGCAAAAATGTTTCCTGATGTGATCTGTGAAAATTTCCAACACCAATGTGAACGATGGAGCTGCTTATCTTACTTCTGTCCAGCCTGGGAAGGACTGGTGATTCTTCTTTGAATTGAAGGTTGTTATTCAGTGTATCCATAGATCTCTCCATAAGTTAAAAATAAACAGGCTTCTCTCTGAACAGCTTAGATGTTTGCCTTCCATTTGTTATACAAATCTCTTAGTCTCTGTCTTTTATTATGGTCCTGAATGAATAATGAATCAATTAAATCCTGAAACTCATCTTCATCTAGGGAATCTATGAGATATTCAAAAAAATAGGAATAGAAATAAATAAAACTGTTTTCAAAAGCAAGTGTTTCACTTGATGTGTTTTTATATTTTAAAACATCTATATCATAGATATCCTCAATGTACTGGATGTCATTCTTGATCAGTTTCAAATACAGATCTTTGGATTGCTTTCTGTCGGGGTATTTTGTAAAGTATCGCGAATAGAGACTGCTCAGGCCGGTTGTTATATATCCAAGGATGATCCGGTCTGTTCTGTCTTGCTCTGTTTGCAGGGGATTTAGGTAATAAGCAGGGTTGTGTTCTAAGAGAAGCAGTGTCAAATAGCCATAGAGGAAGAGGTCTTTATCATATCCGGAGTTGTTCTTGAGGAGGATTATATTGGCGATGGGCAATAGGAGAAAGGTCTCTGTTTTTCGGAAGTTTCTGTTACTGATAATTTTCTGAATATCATTGTGAACGAGAAGCTTCGCTCCTGTTCTTTCATCCTCAGTATAGAGGGAATTTTCTTCAATCCTGTTAAAAATATGGTTGCTGAATATTTCATCCGATAGAAGATTTCCAAAGTCATCTTCGACGATGAAAACCTCATATTCATTGCTTTGGCCGGGTATTTTATCCTTCAGAAAGTGAGAAAGGTTCCATATATTATTTTTGATGAATTTGGGATTGGTACCGCGCTCATTAAATATCTGGATATTCTTCCTTTTCGAGGAAACATATTGTCTTCCCCCATATTCAGTACAGCCAAAGAGTAGTAGGGAGACAAGCAGAGTCCATAAAATTTTTTTCAAACATGTTCTCCTTACGATTTTCAGGTTCCCCTTTTCAAGGAAGGAACAGCTCGGGTTCCTTCCTTTCCTGACAGTTTAAATAGAGACTTTCTGTGATGTTTAATATCTTCTCATCTATGAATCCTCTTGCATCATTGGGACAGATTTTTATACAGGCTGAGCATAAAATACACTTTTCTGAATCGGTTTCCAATGTTTTACCCTGCCGGATCGCTTTGCTTGGGCAAGCCTCCATACAGCTTAGACACATGGTACATCGATCATTGGTAACCGGGCTGATAGACCGGGGTACACTTTCTGGTTTGTATGGATACCTTCCGGGAATATCCAGATTGTATTGAGGAGAAGTCTTCTGATTCAAAATAGACAACAAAGATGATCCATAGTCGGATGCCTTTCGGATATCTTTTTCATCCGGTCTATTGAGGGCAATGGGATATGTCTTATTTGAATAAGAGTGTTCTCCCACAAAGGCCGCCGCGGAAATCACAAGGAAACCCTTTTGAGTCATGACATTGTAAAGTTCCAGTAGGGCATCATCATAGTCTCTGTTGCCATATACAACGATGATAATTGCCCGGGTCTCTGTCCCGGAAAGACCTTCCAGCCTTTCTTCCATGATAGCCGGCAGCCGCCCGGCATAGACCGGACAAGCAATTATAACCAGATCTGAAGATGTAAAGCTTGCCTGGATGGGTTTATGGGTAATGTCACTTTTAATTTCCTGGTCACACAACAGGCTCCGGGCAATGGTGTTCACAATTTTTCTGGTCGTTCCTGTGGGGGAAAAATATATCTGATTTATCAGCTTCATACTCAATCCTTATTTTAAAATCCTGGACATTATAGAGCGATCATCTCTTCCATGATTTGCTTTAATTTAGCGATGGAATCCATATTTGTCTCTGTGTTTTCTAAAATACTGATGCCCACAATATTCATATTCTCTTTAATTGTTTTAATTAATTCTAAGAGCTGACTGATTTTTAAACCGTTCTTTACAGGGCATTTCACATTTTGATATTCTGAGGGATCTAAGACATCCAGATCGATATGAATATAGGCCGTTTTTTCTGCTTGAAGAGAGGCATGTAAACTCTTTAAGATCATATGGTCAATAGGTATGAAATCCATTTTATGTTTCGTCATATATTCCCCTTCAGGCGCATCCAGATCTCGTACTCCGACGAGATGCACATTTTGGGTAGGGACAGTGTTATAACGTTGTCCAATGGTATTCTTCTGCCTCTCCGTAATGAAGCGCAGGGGCATTCCATGAAAATATTTACTGGGAGATGTTTGGGGAGAATTCAGGTCGCCATGGGCATCAAACCAGAAGAGCTGAAGATCTTCATACCGCTCAGATAGATAGGATACGATAGGGACTTCAATGCCGCATCCTCCTCCTATGGCCATGACTTTTTTACTCTGATGCGAGCGAAGAAGAGAATCTATTTCTAAAAGCTGATCTTCTATGATGGAATATCCAAGAACATTGTTTTCAGTCTTTTCAGACTGGTGATCTTTGATTTGAATCTCCTGGATCTCCTCATTTGAAAGAGTTTGAAAGTATTGCTTTAGTGCAAGAGCCCCATCGTATAATTCATTTGTGTGGCCCGAATCCTGCCATTGGGGAGCGAATATATACTGTTTATCCATTTCGTACCTCTGTTTTATACCTCTGTCTTGATAATGCCACTCTCTACACTATATCATCTAGATCCGTATTATTGTTTTTTAGTAATCGTTTTTTTGCTTGCTAGATAAAAGCGAAGAAGGCAAAGCAGACAGCCATAGGAGGGTTCATTTTTGGATGTGAAAGAGCTTATTATAGATTGCGATCCCGGTATTGATGATGCTCTGGCATTGTTCATGGCCTTTGCTTCAGACAAGTTGCTTGTTCGGGGCATCACAACCGTAGCTGGAAATGTCTCCTCTGCTCTTACGGCCCGCAACGCCCTGTCTCTTTGCACACTGGCAGGTCAGGATATTGAAGTCGCTTCGGGAGCTTCCGGCCCTTTGGTCGGGACCACTCATACCGCCGCAAATGTACATGGAGAAAATGGCCTGGGAAATGTGAATCTACCGGTTGCTGGAGGTATCAGTGAGCGCGGGGCGGAAGAGCTTTTGTACCAGGAACTTCTCAGAGCCGGTGGAGACCTTGAGATTATTGCCCTGGGACCCTTGACGAACATAGCCCTTCTGATTGAAAAACATCCCGATGTCCTACCCTATATCAAAAAACTGACCATAATGGGTGGTTCTCTGGGAAGAGGGAATGTGACACCCCATGGGGAGTTTAATTTTTATTCAGACCCTCTGGCGGCAGATAGGGTTCTCCGCTCGGGTATTCCCATCCATTTGGTAGGTCTGGATGTTACCAATCAGGCTCTGCTCCATGGAGAAGACATTGATAAGATGGAGGCTTGGGGCGGACCAGTGATCTCTGATGTTGTTAAAATGATCCGCTATTATCAAAGGTTTTACAGAAGCATGGGGCTGGACGGCTTGAAGATGCATGATCCACTGGCTGTGGCTGCTGTCATTGATCCAACCTTGACTGAGACCACGGCCTATGCCCTGAGAGTTGAACACAATGACCAGGAAACCATGGGGAAAGTCTGTATCATTGATGAGAGCCAATGGGGAAATGCTCAACTATTTAAGAATGTGAGTGTCTCCATGAGAGTCAATCAGGACCGGTTTCTTTCTCTTTTTATGAGGCTGATGAGATCTTTTAGCTGAACCTCTCTTTGTATTTGTTGTAGAGGCTGTTTGTACCCAGCATCAGAAGACCAACGGCTAAAAATATGAACCCTCTCATAAGGGGAGTACTCTCGGAGAGATCAAAGAAGACCAAGCGGATAACACAGAGGAAGAGTCCCGCCTGAGAAATTGCTCTGAAATGGGATTCACCCAAAAAGAGACTGGCCGAGAAGATTAAAAAGCACTCAAGGGCCCACAAAAGTGTGAGGTATTGGCTATCAAAGCTTTTGTAAAGGAAGAGGGCTGCCGCTGCGGCCAGGGAGTACAGGAGCAGGGAGTGTTTCTTTCTTTCAATATTCAGAATTATCTTCTTATAGCCTTCCGAAGTCTGTTCCCCCAAAAGTGATGTGAAATTCTCTTTCCAGAAGAACAGAACAAGGCTGGCCAGTTGGAGAATCAGAGTCACGAGGCCGGGAAGTACGGCCAGATTCTCATGCTGATCTGCGAAGAGTGAGACGGTCAGCATAACAAGACTCAAACCGTAGTAAGCCAGACTGTAGGACAACATCCGGGGAGACTGTCTTGAAAATCTTCTATAGACCAGTATGGATAAGCCTGTCAAACTCAGAAACAAGGGCGTCGACGGGAAGGGTATCTCAATAAAAATCAGCACTGCCGCCAGCAAAACGCCTCCATCCATGGAATATTTCATGACATTCGCCAGAAAGGAGTTGTTCATCCTGGATTGATGGCGTCGCCAGACAAAGAGGGTGCCCAGGAGAGCCAGGTCCATAAGGTACCGTAATTCCAGAATTCCCCAAGACTCTGCCAGGTGGATATGAATGATAAAATGTCTGAAAAGGAAAACAGTTAAAAATAGTAATGCCATGGTTCTAAATCTCTCGGGGAGGCCTGGAGATTCCATGATGAAAATAACCATAAGGAGCCAAAACAGTCCGGGTAGCAGGGGAGAAACAGGATTCAGAATCAGAAAGGACAGGACCATCAGAGTTACACTGCTGATGATCAGTCCTGTGTAGCTGATCAGAGAGTGAACAGCGGGTTTCCAGAAATATGTCATTCCTGCGGAGACAAAAAGAATCAGAGTATTATAGAGCTGCTCTTTTGGGGAGAAATCATTAGAAAGTAATGCAGACCAGCCAATGGAACTGAGAATCACAAGGTAGACAAGCGCTCCGGTTCTGAGCCCCCTTGAGGGTGCCGAATGATAGGCTATTAAGAGGCTCAGGGTTAAGACGGCAGCAATCGGATAAGGGAGGGTCTTTCCTATACCGTTATTGAGGTCTATCAGGAGAAGGAGGGCCGTGCTACCGCTGATGCCACATAAAAAACCGGAAATCGAAAATTCTTTTTTTGAAGGAAGGAGAACATCCATCCTAAGAAACCGGGTATCTTTAGAGTGGTAGAGTATATGGTGGTGCAGGAGTCCCAAGATCATGACAGCACAGCTGTAAATCAGACTGTTTCGCCCAGGGTTTTCAAAACACAATGACAAAAGGGCCAGGGTCGCCAGAATATAAAGGTAGACCGCAAACCGGTACAGCCCATATCGCCTTTGACGAACCATAATATGCAGAAACAGAAGGACTTCGATGTAAATGAAACCACCGATCATCAGGGATGAAACATCCCAACCCTTCAAACTGATTAAGGTGGCACACAACAGGGTCTCCCCCATGACAATGCTGGTCGTCCGCAGCCAGGGAATCCTTTTTTTCTCCGCTCTTTGAGACAGGGTAAAGGCCAATAGGCTTCCGGCAAAGATGGCAATGCTCCTTTCCGGTTTTTCCCCTACATAGAGGTACATTCCTACTGAAAAATAGAGCCAATTCAAAAGATGTGTCAAAAAGGGACGCAGCTGAAAATGGACCGTGGCATAGCTTTTTCTGTAATGTACAAAGGTCGATACCAGAAAAATCAGTATGAGAGCGGCTGCTCCCTGAAGCCGGAGAGCCTCAAACTGAATCTCCGACAAACTCTGCATCCAATACAGATGGTAGGCAAAAAAGCCTGTAAGCACGAGGAGCAAATGCACATCCCAACGGTTCCTGAAACAATGGATCAGGGCGTAGAGGGTAATGATGACGGCCATGACCAGTGAGGCAAATCCGGGAGTCATCACCGAGAGAGCCAGAAGGCTCAGGAGACTGTGAAAGGAAGCAAACTCCTGTTTTTTACCCAGGGAGGACAATCCCAGGTTTACGGCGATTCCCAGACCCAGAAGCCCTAGAGACTGGATGGGGTTGTGTACCCACTGCAAACCGGGTATTCCAGCAGAACCGAGGCAGGCAAAAAGAAAAATAGCTCCACTGATACTTCTCATCCACAGGGCCTGACGCTCCCATTTCTCCCTGTCTTTTAAGATGAAAAAGAGGCTCCCGGGGAGGGCCGAGAGCAGAAGGAGTAGTAGAAAGCGGGTGAACTCATTGAATTTCAGTGCCGCATAGAGGCTTAGAAAGCCGGCACCCAGAACCATGATCACAGATCCCAGAATCCCTGTCCAGTTTTCTAGGAACTGGCGTTCCAGTTTTTTCATAATCTCCCTGTGCTTAGACGGACCTTTGAATTCAGAGCGTCGGGATTTTGTTTTTATAAAAGGGACCACTTCCTGAGAGACTTCTGCAGGAGTCTCCACCCAAGACTCTTTCTCAAGGAGGGTATTTATCTCTTCTGGGGCATTTTCAGAAGCTGGTTGAAATACTCCTTCTGGAATATCTGATGTTTCAAAATCTGTGTTTGTTTCGAACTTGGATTCCAACTTGCTCATACGGTAGTTCAGCTCAGCATTGAGGTCTTCCAGTCTCTTGATCCTGTGCCTCAAGATGATTACCCCGGCGAGGGGAGAAAAGAATATCATTATTGCCAGTAAGCCGATTAGTACTTCCATATTTCTATCCTTGTTCTGCCTTTTTTGTATGATCCTGATTCAGGGGAGTCTCATTTTAGCAGGAATAAAGGAAGTGATGATAGTTTAATTGGAAATGGTTGATCCAGTTTTCCTATCAATGAACAGGAAATTTCATTTCCTATACCTTATATTAGGTATATACATCTTAAACAAGGAGACAGCTTATGAAAGCAGTCATAGAGGGAAATCCATCCTTCAGTCATGTTCATATAGACTTAGAACCGGGTGAACAGCTTATTGCCGAAAGTGGGGCAATGCAGTCCATGTCGGCCAGTCTGGATATGAAAGCCAGGAGTAACGGAGGCTTCCTGTCGGGGCTTATGAAGAAATGGTTCGGAGGGGAAACTTTTTTTGTAAATGAGTTTTCAAACAAAGGCAGTGTTCCCATGCGGGTCACCATCGCCCAGAATGTTCCAGGTGAGATCCGGGAATTAAATCTTAAAAATGATCATGATATCTGTTTGCAAAGAGGGTCCTGGCTGGCATCGGAGGGAGATGTGAGATTCAAGGCTGTTTGGGCCGGATTTGTCTCCTGGTTTAGCGGAGAAGGCCTTGTAAAACTCAAGGCATCGGGTGATGGACGCATCTGGTTCGGCGCCTACGGAGGAATCATCGAACGGAAAGTCGAGGGAGAACTGAAGATTGATGACGGACATCTCGTGGCCTATGATCCCTCTCTCAAACTAAAGATTGCCCTTGCGGGAGACCTTCTGTCCAGTGTTCTGGGAGGAGAGGGTTTTGTCACTAAAGTGATAGGGACCGGTACGGTTTATATACAGACAAGAAGCATCAAGGGTTTGGCATCCTGGTTGAATCCAAAATTCCGATAGGAAAGTGTTTTAAATTGAGAGATGGAACTAGAGGAGACGAGAATGAAAGTTGAAATTCAAAAAGCACCCTCCAATTCGGCTGCCAAGGTGGTACTGGAAGCTGGACAGAGCTTTACAGCCGAGGGTGGAGCTATGATCGCCATGTCAGGCGACATGCAAATAGAGACGAGTATTAGCAGGAATGAGGGCGGAGCCAAAGGATTCCTCAAGGGCTTGGCCCGTGGCTTGGCCGGTGAAGGCCTTTTCATGAATCATTATACGGCGGGTTCCGGGGGAGGAGAGGTCTATTTGTCAACGACTCTTCCTGGAGATATGAAAGTGTTGGAGTTAGATGGAACCAAGAGTATTAAGGTTCAAAACTCCTCCTTTGTTGCCCATAGTCCGGACGTGAATATGACAATTAGCTGGGGGGGCTTGAAAAATGCTTTTTCCGGCGAGAATATGATCTGGTTGGAACTGTCGGGAAAAGGACAGGTCGTCATCAATGCCTTCGGGATGCTCTATCCGGTGCAGATAGATGGAGAGTATATCGTCGACACGGGCAATATAGCCGCCTATGATGATTCCCTGGATTTTAAAATCAGTAAAGCCGGCGGCAGTTGGGTGTCATCTATATTGGGAGGCGAAGGCCTCGTATGCAGGTTTAAAGGGACAGGAACTGTCTGGTGTCAGACTCATGCGGATAAGACCTTTGGTGCTTCTCTGACTCCCTTTCTGACACCAAAAAAGGAGAAATAAAACAATGGGTTATGATATGGAAAAAACGGATTATCCTTTTACTCTGGTATCCCAGCCGGATTATGGAATGCTCAATGTGAAAATACCCGGGGGTAAGACTCTGAAGGTAGAAGCTTCAGCCATGGCATGGATGGACTCGTCCCTGACTATGAAAGCCAAGATGAAGGGTGGTCTGAAACGCATGCTCTCTGGGGAAAATCTTTTTATCAGTGAGTTTACTGCCGGTACTGAAGATGCAGAAATGGGCATTGCCCCCGGTTCTCCCGGAGAAATCGGTCATGTGTATTTGGAAGATACCACAGTGTATATACAAAACTCAGCTTTTCTGGCCAGCTCTCCCAACCTGGAGGTCGCCATTGAGTTTCAGGGTTTCAAAGGATTCTTTTCGGGGGAGAAGCTCTTCATGATTAAGTGTTCCGGGACCGGAGACCTCTGGTTCAACACCTTTGGCGGTCTCATCGAAATCGATGTGCAAAAAGACTACGTTGTCGACACAGGGTATATCGTTGGGTTTACAGAAGGACTCCAATATGATGTAACCCCCGTAGCAGGAATGAAGAGCCTCTTCTTTTCTGGTGAAGGTCTCGTGTGCCGTTTCAGTGGAGAGGGCAAGGTCTGGATTCAGACACGTTTGGCGCCGGCTTTTGTACGATGGGCTGATCCATTTAGACGGGTTCAGAAAAAGAATAAGGATTGATTCTTATTACTCCGGTATCTCAGATGAACCTTTGACTTGTTCAATCTGATTTTCAACCTGCGTCTTACTGAGCGTGCTCAGGTAGGAAAACTTTTTTTCAAGGGCGGAATTCAATAAGGATTCCGCCTTCTTTTTATCACCCTTATGGACTGCTATCAGAGCCGCATTGTACCAGGCATCCGGAAAACGGGGATGACTCTCAATCAGCTTGTCATAGATTTCTTCGGCCATGGCCCATTGCTCTGTTTTAATATAGCAAAGTCCAAGGTTATCCTGGATGACCGGAGACTGATTATTGTACTCATAAGCTTCAAGGTTGATTTTTAAG of Oceanispirochaeta crateris contains these proteins:
- a CDS encoding nucleoside hydrolase translates to MKELIIDCDPGIDDALALFMAFASDKLLVRGITTVAGNVSSALTARNALSLCTLAGQDIEVASGASGPLVGTTHTAANVHGENGLGNVNLPVAGGISERGAEELLYQELLRAGGDLEIIALGPLTNIALLIEKHPDVLPYIKKLTIMGGSLGRGNVTPHGEFNFYSDPLAADRVLRSGIPIHLVGLDVTNQALLHGEDIDKMEAWGGPVISDVVKMIRYYQRFYRSMGLDGLKMHDPLAVAAVIDPTLTETTAYALRVEHNDQETMGKVCIIDESQWGNAQLFKNVSVSMRVNQDRFLSLFMRLMRSFS
- a CDS encoding 4Fe-4S binding protein yields the protein MKLINQIYFSPTGTTRKIVNTIARSLLCDQEIKSDITHKPIQASFTSSDLVIIACPVYAGRLPAIMEERLEGLSGTETRAIIIVVYGNRDYDDALLELYNVMTQKGFLVISAAAFVGEHSYSNKTYPIALNRPDEKDIRKASDYGSSLLSILNQKTSPQYNLDIPGRYPYKPESVPRSISPVTNDRCTMCLSCMEACPSKAIRQGKTLETDSEKCILCSACIKICPNDARGFIDEKILNITESLYLNCQERKEPELFLP
- a CDS encoding TIGR00266 family protein yields the protein MKVEIQKAPSNSAAKVVLEAGQSFTAEGGAMIAMSGDMQIETSISRNEGGAKGFLKGLARGLAGEGLFMNHYTAGSGGGEVYLSTTLPGDMKVLELDGTKSIKVQNSSFVAHSPDVNMTISWGGLKNAFSGENMIWLELSGKGQVVINAFGMLYPVQIDGEYIVDTGNIAAYDDSLDFKISKAGGSWVSSILGGEGLVCRFKGTGTVWCQTHADKTFGASLTPFLTPKKEK
- a CDS encoding arginase family protein — translated: MDKQYIFAPQWQDSGHTNELYDGALALKQYFQTLSNEEIQEIQIKDHQSEKTENNVLGYSIIEDQLLEIDSLLRSHQSKKVMAIGGGCGIEVPIVSYLSERYEDLQLFWFDAHGDLNSPQTSPSKYFHGMPLRFITERQKNTIGQRYNTVPTQNVHLVGVRDLDAPEGEYMTKHKMDFIPIDHMILKSLHASLQAEKTAYIHIDLDVLDPSEYQNVKCPVKNGLKISQLLELIKTIKENMNIVGISILENTETNMDSIAKLKQIMEEMIAL
- a CDS encoding TIGR00266 family protein; translation: MGYDMEKTDYPFTLVSQPDYGMLNVKIPGGKTLKVEASAMAWMDSSLTMKAKMKGGLKRMLSGENLFISEFTAGTEDAEMGIAPGSPGEIGHVYLEDTTVYIQNSAFLASSPNLEVAIEFQGFKGFFSGEKLFMIKCSGTGDLWFNTFGGLIEIDVQKDYVVDTGYIVGFTEGLQYDVTPVAGMKSLFFSGEGLVCRFSGEGKVWIQTRLAPAFVRWADPFRRVQKKNKD
- a CDS encoding mannitol dehydrogenase family protein, whose amino-acid sequence is MDTLNNNLQFKEESPVLPRLDRSKISSSIVHIGVGNFHRSHQETFLQRYMEETGRTDLAVYGISVRDNDKALAQMLNAQDCLYTVLEQSDKEDARDYLVSSLLSYAVLSENYKQIMEKLCDPTTTLVSLTVTEGGYNFNDSTGEFQTENPDIQHDIAQKSETKTFYGLLYESLKTRREKGIPPFDLLSCDNVEKNGEILKKGLLSFASQISKEMEEWIHKNVAFPCSMVDRITPLTSQEDKEYIQKKYSYIDNCPVPCEPFILWVIEDHFNNPRPDLDKLENVYFVQDVSPHEKMKMRLLNAGHVVFSHMALLEGLEYSSDFMRAYPFDIAVEKMMREEALPFVGEVPGFDVTGFLNNTIQRFKNPKIKDQTLRLATDTSNRTTKFILPTIEDSIVRINKAPPLLTLGVAGWCYALSEGLEFADILRESLVEAAGKAVRSEGRIFIQALPEIFTKTLRESPVFIDCFEESLKRICDNGPQRALSLTLEKYYP
- a CDS encoding TIGR00266 family protein, whose amino-acid sequence is MKAVIEGNPSFSHVHIDLEPGEQLIAESGAMQSMSASLDMKARSNGGFLSGLMKKWFGGETFFVNEFSNKGSVPMRVTIAQNVPGEIRELNLKNDHDICLQRGSWLASEGDVRFKAVWAGFVSWFSGEGLVKLKASGDGRIWFGAYGGIIERKVEGELKIDDGHLVAYDPSLKLKIALAGDLLSSVLGGEGFVTKVIGTGTVYIQTRSIKGLASWLNPKFR